The region TTAGGTTTTGCATTGCAAGAACTAAACCTCTGAAATTCAGACCTCTTCTGTCTATTGACTAAGtgtgtttaaaaatgattgCAACCAATCTGAAGAAAAATCttctagaaacatttttaaagctagTCCctgttttaacttattttttgtatgttttttttctcctctagTGAATTTGGTTCAAAAATTGTTACCCTGAagccaataattaaaatattgccaAAATTATTTGAATCACGAGAAAAAGCGGTTCGAGACGAGGCCAAAATGTTTGCGGTGGAAATCTATAAGTGGATTCGTGATGCTTTGCGACCACCCCTCCAGAACATTAATTCTGTACAGGTAAATTTGTCAAGCCAAATTGGATAAAATGTGTAATGCTAAGTGTCTTGTATTTTGCACAGAACTACATGTGACAGTTGCTATCTGGGAAGGAACCCTATTGTAACATGGCTGCCTCAAAGACAATAACTGTTTAGTTTTATTGTCAAGGTTGCCTTTGTTTACTTCAATATTGCAAGTCCCATTTTGTTAGGATGGTACTGCTGATGCTTTCCTTGAATGGATAGCTTTTTTTCCGAATTACATGAAGTGACTAATGTTTCCCCACCCCCTCAGCTAAAAGATCTAGAAGAGGAGTGGGTAAAGGTGCCTCCTTCGGCTCCAAAACAGTCCAGATTCCTTCGCTCCCAACAGGATCTGAAAGTAAAGTTTGAACAGCAGCAGGCAGCAGGTGCAGATGAAGTTGATGGTAAGATTGTAGTAGTTTTGTGCTGCTGGCCTTTGTAATGTTTCCGTAATTCTCTTTGGGGTGTggtacatttattaattctgtCAAGTTTTGAATTATAGAACTGGATAAAGGGATATGCagactgttttatatttataggcCTGTATTGTGTACATCAAGCAGATATAAATGTAATAATGAATTAGTTACTGGTCTGGGAAAATTTTGGAAATGAACTATTTGTGTCATGCTAAAAGTGTATTGTATCTTACCTTTGGCCTTCTCCGTTTTATTTTTAGGAGATGATGAAGAATCTGCCCCTCAGGTTGATCCTTATGAGCTACTTGAAGCAGTGGAGATCCTTTCAAAATTACCTAAAGATTTTTATGAGAAGATTGTaagttaataattttaaacatcacatttttatatGAAGCTGACTGCACATTATTGGTTTAAAATTAGCATAAAGAAGATAATTCTAATATGTAACTGTTCATGAGAAAGTTTAAAAGTATTGGAACAAATTGAGCAATTCAGCTCACTGTTAACCATGAGAGAAAGCTAAATTGCATGTTTGTTGTGAAATGCTGAAAGAAAGTGTATGTACTTGTTACTTTTGGTTACATGAATCATGAGATCTGGGTAAGATGTTGAATTTACTTAGTGTGTAGATGAGGtctcttaaaaacattttttttgtaaaatgcaatGTATCTGATTTTCTTGTTCTGTTTTCTTATCTCTAGGAGGCAAAGAAATGGCAAGAGAGGAAAGAGGCTTTGGAAGCCTTAGAGGTCTTAACAAAAAATCCCAAAATAGAAAATGGAGACTTTGGGGATGTGGTCAGAGCACTTAAAAAGGTAAGAATTGTGCTTTAATTATGATACTAATCTTTTAGTGAGAAAGATGACAAtgctaatgtatttttttttgcttacattttGTAGGTTATTGGAAAGGACACAAATGTCATGCTTGTTGCATTAGCAGCAAAATGTCTTGCCGCGCTGGCCAGTGGTCTCAGAAAGAAATTTGGGACATATGCAGGCCATGTAAGTTTGTTTTCCAATGTTCTTGAGTTACAGCTTCTTGCTCAGGATTACCACCCTGCTTTGTGTTTATGGCTATTGCTAAGACGATTAGGTATTAACTCAGTGTTCGGTTTCATAAGATCATTATTTATTTCGTCAACTTAAAAGGTATCAAGAAACTAGCTGATGGATTGTTTAATGGGACTAAAACATAATTAATCAATAAATGGGACTATTTACATTTTCAAGGTGGTGCCaacaattttagaaaagttcAAAGAGAAGAAGCCTCAGGTGGTACAGGCATTACAGGAGGCCATTGATGCAGTGTTCCTTACTGTAAGTATCATACCCTTTTCCCAGATGTATTTCAAATTCTGAGTTTTGCAAATCCCTTCATGCACTTATTTTTGTAGACTTTTGGTTCTtatgattatatatataaacttaTGTTCTAAACTGTTGGTAATTTCTATTGGTATAGATTGCTcactttttctttccattttataGACGACTCTGCAGAATGTCAGTGAAGATGTTCTGGCCGTGATGGACAATAAAAATCCTTCAATTAAGCAGCAGGCATCTTTATTTCTTGCAAGAAGCTTTCGACACTGCACCCCTTCTACACTGCCAAAAGGTCTCTTGAAACCATTTTGTGCTGCACTTCTTAAGGTATTGTGTACAGCGAGGCATGCTTAATGAATTCATAATGAACTGTTAAAGTGCCCAGTCAAATTAAGTCAGTAGTGTccaaaattaatacaaatattttcttgtggTGCAGCAAATTAATGATTCAGCTCCAGAAGTAAGGGATGCTGCTTTTGAAGCTCTTGGTACAGCAATGAAAGTAGTTGGAGAGAAAGCTGTGAATCCATTTTTGACAGATGTTGACAAGCTCAAACTTGACAAGGTAAGCAGTGAATTCAAAATAGTTCAATAGATTAACAGTTGAGTTTAGAAGCTCAGGAGTTCTTGCTGGTATTTCTTTGtgtcttgggggaaaaaagagcaCACAGTGTAAGAATTGATATGTCTTTGTCACCTTATAATTGTATATTTGTCTAATTTTGGCCAGCCCCATTGCTTAGAAGTGGTTATTTTTAAAGACTGCAGTAATGCCTTTTTTTAATAGATTAAAGAGTGTGCTGAGAAGGTAGAATTGGCAGGTGGGAAGAAAAGTGCAGGAGGAACAGAGAAGAAGGAGAAACCTGTTGCAAAGCCAGAGCCAGCAGCTGAAGCACCTGCCAAGTCAGCAGCGCCTTCCAAAAAGGCACCTATTTCCAAGGTAAGGAGTAAAGAGTAGGGGCAGCATGTTTCCCACACTTGGCTTTTgcaacatttttcagttttttagtCTTGGTGAGGGATGAGGATAAACATACACAAGTCCTGTCACAGCCAGAATTCATTCAGATCACCAGATGCATTCATCCCTCATATGCATGTTtaagtcctgtttttttttcttttttatactgAGTGAATGCTGTAGTCATACTTTTGATGTGCTCTGAGAGTATTGTATAGTAGTTTCCTTACTTTATTTTTCCCCCTAAGGGTACTGGGCCTCCCAAGAAGGGAAAACCTTCAgcagcagctgctgctggtgtgaAGGGAAAGAAAGCAACAGAGACAAAAGAAGTAGTGGAGGCTGAACTCTCTGTAAGTAAAAATGTTGTTATCCACTGGTTGGACATTTTGAAATGAAGAGATGCACTTCAATTTTCTGATGGCATAAACTTGCTCACAGGCTACATCTGTTGGAAACATTGGGCTCAGGGTACCACTCCTATTTAAATACAGATTCCAAGTATTGCTCTAGACAGAACTTTTCACCAAGTAGCTGTTAGCTTCCTGAGCAAACATTATGGGCGCTAGATGTCATTTGTAGGGATGCAGGTTTTGTGAAGGGGCAGTGATTCCCACTCGCAAGATTGATTTCCTGCTTGTAGGTCCATTTATAAAGGTTGAGGCACTATTATGTTTCAGGCGGAAACACCTCAAATTTCACCAAACATTTGGTCACATTTGAGTCACTCTGGCTTCTGTTTTTGACAGATTGAAGTTTGTGAAGAgaaagctgctgctgtgcttcctgcttcttgtatgCAGCTTTTGGACAGTGGTAACTGGAAAGAGAGACTGGCCAGTATGGAGGAATTTCAGAGGGTAAGGctgagccccccccccccccccgtcttaAACTTTCTTGACTGAGGTTTAGAGACAGTGTAATGTGCATTTCAAAGTTTTATTTCCATAGCCTATCATTTTCCACAACCCACATTTATATATTTGGACCTTTTACGCATTTTTGGCAGTGTCTTCAATGGTCAGTCTTATTTTTAGAATATCTGTAAAATACACTCTGCAGAgtattttcttgtttattttcagGCTGTAGAGCAGatggacagaaatgaaatgccCTGTCAGGCTCTGGTAAGGATGCTGGCAAAGAAACCAGGATGGAAGGAGACAAACTTTCAGGTATTTCGTGTTCTGTAATTGTAAACACCGATAAAACAATGGAACTTTTAGTGTTGTttcctaatttatattttgatttGTAGGTGATGCAGATGAAGCTGCACATTGTTGGACTGGTTGCTCAAAAGGGGGTTTTCTCTAAAACCTCTGCTTTTGTTGTCCTTGACGGCTTAGTGGATAAAATAGGTGATGTGAAATGTGGCGCTAAATCTAAAGAGGCCCTCACTGCAATAGGAGAGGCTTGCTCTTTGCCGTGGACTGCTGAACAGGTCAGTGCTGCTGATGAGATTTTAAAGTACTATTGGTATTTACATGTAGACTATATGCTGACTGCTATGTAAAGTACACTTTTTAAACCTCTAAAATTTGTGAATACAAGTGTATTATGAATTAAACCATTCAAATGTTGCAGGTTGTCTCATTGGCATTTGCACAGAAGAATCCTAAAAACCAAGCTGAAACTTTGAACTGGTTAGCAAATGCAATGAAGGAATTTGGTTTTGGAGGGTAAGTTGAAACTAATCATAgtttctgtatatactgtatggggaAAAATTATTTGAGTGCTTTAGCTGTCAAGTTTGAGCTACAGcgagctttatttttttttttgcagaataaaTGTCAAagcttttattaataatgtgaAGACCGCTTTGGGTGCAACAAATCCTGTAAGTATATCCAGTTTTTAGTATGActttagaaaaataattctcAATACCCACATTGTTATGGACTTTGACTAGTACACAggttataaataaaaattttcacTTTAACCAATGAGTAAGTTTTTAGCTTCTGAGCAGCACACTAAATTCTTTCCTCCAGGCTGTAAGAACAGCTGCCATCTCCCTGCTTGGAGTGATGTACTTGTACATGGGAGCACCTCTACGAATGTTTTTTGAAGATGAGAAGCCCGCCTTACTAGCACAGATTGATGCAGAATTTGAAAAAGTAAgatactttttaatttaatgaatgCATTAAATAGTGTTCTGAAGTTCAATTTTTTCTCGGCATCTGGAAAGTGTAAGAGTTTTCCTATTATACTGAATATAATATTGATGCAGTAGATCATTCAGCAACCATATAATCTGCCTTTcaacattttctttcagttaTGGATCAATCCAGCAAAACTATAGTAAATACTGTCATTATTTCATTTCTCGTTAGGTTTTGTAATATCCTCTGTATTAAATAGGCTGTGGTAATGTATACTGTTCAGTACCGTTTCTGTAAGTTTATTTCTCAAAGAGGTTAGAATACAAGCTTTTCTGCACTTTATTCCAAGCTTTTTTCTTAATTGGTTGAGTTATCTGTTTCTGCAGATGCAAGGCCAGTCACCGCCAGCACCCTTTAGGGGAACTAAAAagggaggagaggaagaggtGGAGGAGAAGGAAGAGCAGGAAGAGGAAGGTGGAAACGATATCATGGACCTTTTGCCAAGATCGGACatatggtttgtttttttatttcggGAATGTTATGAAACACTATAGTGTTACTCCTtcataatttttattatttgtgaaggtcttttatacaaaattaaatttctaGGTTTTAAGGGTCTTGAATTTTGACTGTATAAAGGAGTGATTTCCtccctgatgtttttttttgtacagtgaCAAGATTACTTCAGAGCTGGTGTCCAAGATTGGGGATAAAAACTGGAAAATCCGAAAGGAAGGGCTTGATGAATTGACAGCAGTGCTTAATGAGGCCAAATTTATTCAGCCAAATATCGGAGAGCTTCCTATTGCGCTTAAAGGCCGCCTTAATGACTCCAATAAGATCCTGGTATGGTTACTAAACTTTGTTTATATATAATGATAGTAACTCAGGTGGCTGTATTTATAATATacatgtattatatatatataaaattatagTAGTTCAtgtgttggctgcaaaggagcaagtaataggtttattccatgctgaaaagagaagaaagaaaacacatttcggccgtggagccttcttcaggtggcttctgaagaaggctccacggccgaaacggttttctttcttctcttttcagcatggaattaaacctattacttgctccttaTATATAATGATAATGTGTAACACGATGCAAAGGGTTTTAGCAAGCATTTAAAAGGGAGTCAAAATCTTTACCTTGCATTAGTGATCAAGAATATTGAGTTCTGCACACTTTTCTTATGCAGGTGCAACAGACATTAACTATTCTACAGCAGATGGCTACAGCCTTGGGCCCAGGCCTCAAACAGCATGTAAAAAGTCTGGGAATCTCCATTATCACTGTGCTTGGGGACAGTAAGGTACGCATTTTATTGAAACACTTGTTTGTTAAAGCAAGCCAAGCTATAGATTTAGGATCTTTTGTGACTAACTTGGTCTTTTAGAGCAATGTTAGAGCTGCTGCCCTGACAACACTCAATGCATGGGTGGAACAAACTGGCATGAAGGAGTGGCTGGAGGGAGAGGATCTGTCTGAGgagctgaagaaggaaaacCCATTTTTAAGGCAGGAGGTATGAACAGCTGTGAAATACATGTTTAGTATAGCTTTCCTGGATTTATAACTTTTGcattttgttcatttaacaacACAAATCCCCTTTCAAGATCTGTGAATTTTCAAAAAATGGTTGagcagtttttcaaataaagctATTACAATTTATGTAATAAGCTATTACATGGGGGGGAAGAAAACCAAAATAGTTGGAAATGTGCACTTTAATGTCTATTTGGGTTTTGAAGATTTGAACTGCTGTCACATTTCCACAGAATATGAGTatattttctctgattttcagTGTGTTGTAGTAATTTGGGTGTAAGTGCCCAGACCATGGTGAGAGTCATGATTGTTACTATTGATCCTGTCCTCAGTTTTGAAAAcgaaacgattttttttttaaaagaccacATTATATTTGGCCTGCATGACAAAGGCAGAAGTGATCTGAAAAATGACATGTAATGTGTTGGTGCCCTTTTACAGGTATTGGGTTGGCTGGCAGAGAAGCTTCCAACACTGCGCACTGTTTCGCCAGACCTAATGTTTTGCGTGCCCTACCTTTATGCCTGTCTTGAAGACCGAAATGGAGATGTAAGAAAGAAAGCTCAAGATGCTCTTCCAACATTCATGATGCATCTTGGATATGAGAAGATGCTGAAAGCAACAGGCAAATTAAAGGTACTAAAATAATAACCCAGGTATTGATTCAGTCTGTAATGCATACTGCTGAAACCTAATGGTGAATGACTGTTGGGTAGTTGATTATTTCTATCAGTGCACTCTTAAGCTAGAACCACTCAGTGTAATGATGACATTAGTTCTACTCAGACTGTATCtctaatgtattatttttccaAGACTGCTTCCAAGGACCAGGTTGTAGGCATGCTTGAAAAGGCAAGGGCCATCATGCCAGCCAAGCCAGCTGCTCCTGCAAAAGCTGGACCTTCCAAATCAGGAGGCACAGCTCCAGCTGCAAAACAAGCTGCAGGTTAGTTCACGTACTGTTACAGATATGGAAGGCACATTGACATCTTTGTGGTGAcgctacatttaaaaaaaaaaagtcatcaaGGCACATTGTGAAAATCATGTGGTTAAAGTATCATTTCAGGTTAAGGTTGAAAATAGTGATCCTTTTACCCTTTTTCTAAGGGGCATTGTTACAATACTGCACTTGACTGCAGCCTGACGCAAAACATGTCACAAATCTAGCTTGTTTTGCTTTCAGTATTGGCCACACTACTAGCCTATAAGTTTTACAGTTGACTCCCAATGGCCTCCTTTGATCAGTCCTACTAATTATAATTTCTTTGGCATAAACCATGTCTGTTTAATAATATATCAGAAGAAAGATAGCTGGTTGCAGCAACAatggtttcttttgatgctatacaaaaaagtagttttaataaaatataatgtactAACTTAATATGCTAACTGTTTATTATTGCTAGGTCCCACTAAACCCCAGTCTGTCAGCGATGATTCTGGGATCGGTATTGCTGATTCTAAACCTGATTCAAAAAAGACCAAGCCAGCAGCTGTCAAAGGGAAGGTAAGTAACTCACGGGCTTCATAAAAATCAGTTGTCTCTTTGATTTATTAGAATTATGAATTTATTAATGTCGTTTACTATAAAACTTCAGCAAATACAAATCACATGTACCTATAACTTTTCTAGGTAGTACTTTAAAGTATTTTGTAATTGGCTGTTTGAAACATTGTAttagtttttaaattacattattaatCAACTACCGCCTTCACAGTCTATAATCTGGTCAACTACACCTGCTTGTCCTCTCAGGTCTGAGTTTCATTTTCCCTGTTGCTTATGTGACTCAATTTGTAGCTAAAATGAGGGCCTACCTAGGTTTCTAACTATTCTTATGCACTGAAATGTGGTGTACCTGTAGATTTAATTAATATGCAATTATACTTGATCTCTATCTTAAAGTAATTAAGTCCTATTGGCCTATTCCCAATTTTTTTTAACGAAAGTTCTGTAATAGGCAGTTCCAAATCAATTGTGCTAATGAACATTCCGGTTGTGGATTTAGATAACGTACTAAGTTTTCAACTCAGGGTCACTTAACAAATGCTACGCATTCAGTAGATTTATTCGCTCCTATCAATAGCTGAAAGTTTATTTCAGGTTCTTTGGTGTTGAAATTAAACTCTTTGAGTGAACGAAGCCTTAGCATTATTTCTggcttgcattaggaatgtcaGAAATTTCCCATCTAACAGAGCAAGGATTTTTCTGGCAACatcagaatttttatttttaacgaGTTTAGATAAATATAAAGCTTTACTGAGGTATCGTCTTAGGTACTGTAAATAGGCTTAAGTTTGTCTTGGATTCTATGCCTCACGTGCCATCTATAAATACACTGCTTCAGGATATAACTTCTGCCCTGTGTAAATTGTATTCACTTCACTTCCTGTGAATGGTTTTTAATGTGCTCCTGTATACATAAGGACCTGAGTAGTCTAGCTTTAGGACTTAGTGCATGAGAATAGTTCTCCAATTAATCTGAGATCTGTGTGTAAGCCTTTTATTCAGGTCCACCAGATGTTTTGGTAGAATTCTTAATGTGTAATTGTTCTGATTTGTTTAGGAGGTTTACTGTAgggttttttcttgttttattcatgtactgttgcatAGCAGCACATCTTTCTCGAAGCTTAAGACATTTTCAGTGAATTTGTGTGCGCAGTGCactgaattttgttttccatcACTTACAAGTGAGTGACATTTAAGCAGTCTGTTTTCACGTTTTTCAGATGGGATACTTCTTCCTTTTAGGAAAACAAATTTATCTCTGCATTATCTGTTTTGAGCAGAACTGTGACTCCTAGTCAAGGGATTACCCAAAACTATACTTAATCCCTGAAAGCTTCCTTGTATGATCTTTACAAATTAAACCCCATAATTTCTGAAAGAAggaataatgattttttggtTCATCAGCAAATGGTCATTTTTTTGTTGGTAGAAAGCTTCGCAAGATGTCAATGATTCAATGGAAAAGGATAATAGTCTCAATAAACCTAACAGACAATCAAAAGGAAAGCCAAGTAAACAGGTACAAATTTCAGTTTCAAGGAAGGACTGCATAGTCTTACATCACTTGCATGATAATGCTTGTAGTTTTCATAGGGCTCTCACGGGGAATTAACATCTCAAAGTGGGTGAGCAcatctttttttagtttattttagacTGAGGTTGGAGCACTCCTTAACGTTCACTTATCTAGGCACTAGCTTGCACATCGTAGCCCAGGACTACATAGgcaatgtaaaaagaaaagacattgcCTGCCTCATTTCACTTCCCCTTCTAGGACTGGAGTTCCCAAGTGGCAGTGCACTGATAGTTCATCAGTAGCATCACTGGGGGTAGGGATGGTAGTAGTTAGCCAGGTATTCAGCTCCCAGTGCAAGAAACCATAACCTCCTCCGTACCTGGATATGTAGGGTGCCTACAGGCTTGTGCTAACATTGGTCAGGGATTTAATAGGTCTCCAATCAGTGCCTATCCTCCTGTATACCACTGTATGGCCTGTGTAGAATCACAGGTGAGGGGGGATTAGTCAGAGGAGCATTTCTGCAGTTCATTCACTGTTTACAGGGCATTATTTATTGCACGGGTGAGGTGTAAAAACATAATTGATTCCACTTTGCAAAGATGTAACATTTGTTCTTTCAATTTTTACAGAAAGTGCattgcttcatccagttcacttttctgtttctttccaggctgctgctgggaagaAGGCTCCAGTGGTGAAGCCTAATGTCAAAGAAGAGGATGACAAGTCTGGCCCCATGTTCATTTTGGTCCCCAATGGAAAAGAGCAGAGAATAAAAGAGGAGAAAGGACTCAAGGTAAAGTTAATTTGTTACACTTGGCAAAAATGTAAAGTGCATTTGATTATTGTATTTCTCTTGTTGATCGTAGCAGAACAAAGTGTAAAAACCAGTATTTTTCCATGTAGATTTTGAAATGGAACTTCATCACTCCTCGAGATGAATATGTTGAGCAGTTGAAAACTCAGATGGCCACCTGTCTTGCAAAATGGCTTCAAGATGAGTTGTACCATTTTGACTTCCAGCACCACATCAAAGCTTTGTCAGCTATGATTGAGGTACGTCTTATTGTTGTCTATATTAATAAAACTGGTTGCTGTTCctatttgaatgtatttttatgttctGCAATTTAATTACATGCGTCTGTCTTTTTTCTACTGTAATTCAATGTGGATGTCAGTTGCTTGTCTTGATTTTACAGCACATGGAAGAGGAAAAAGATGCTACAATAGGTTGTCTGGACCTGATTCTGAAATGGTTTACTCTGCGATTCTTTGACACAAACACCAGTGTTCTGATGAAGGCACTGGAGTACCTGAAGCTACTTTTTGCTATGCTCAGCAGGGAGAACTATCACCTTACAGAATATGAGGCTTCTTCTTTTGTCCCGTACCTAATACTCAAAGTACGTgtcccttttcattttttttaattgaatgtggAACAAACTGAAAGAATATAATGGATGCAGATTGCCATTTGCACATTACTTGAATTTGATAAATTTGTCCAAGTGAAAAGTTTCTAAGAAtattaagtgttttttaataGCGAATATTATCCCTGATGACGTGCACAATGGTCTAAGTCATCTGTCTTGCACAACTGAAcatcttttcatttaattttccatttatttttatggttTCCCAAAGGTTGGAGAATCAAAGGATGTGGTTCGTAAAGATGTGCGTGCCATCCTCAACATGTTGTGTAAGGTTTATCCTGCCAGCAAAGTCTTCACATTTTTAATGGAGGGGACAAAGTCAAAGAATTCGAAGCAGAGAGCTGGTACGTTTGTGGGATGTCATTAATGGGGTTGTGCTAGAACCTTACATGTTGGCATGTAGAAAAGTAGTTTAAGTTTCGGTTCCCCTTCTTCAAAAAATGAAGCAATATTTGGGAAAATTTcaatttttataaaaatgtaaagttttacatttttgttgtttcccataAGACTGACACATTTTCCACTCTCCCGCAGAATGTTTGGAGGAATTGGGCTGTTTAGTTGAATCGTATGGGATGAATGTTTGCCAACCTACACCAGCAAAAGCACTTAAAGAAATTGCAGTCCATATTGGTGATCGGGATACCTCTGTCCGCAATGCTGCACTCAACACTGTGGTTGCTGTGTATAATGTTTGTGGAGAACAGGTTTtcaaactgattggaaatgtaaGTAGTATGGGTGAGCTCAATGAAAGCAAATTCTCCCTCTGTGCgtgttttcttttgctgttgcaTATTTTCTAGTCCCCTGTGaaaatcaatgtattttaacTTGCACGTTgaataatttgtaaaaatgttgctagcctttaaaattgaaattatacttaaaaacaattcaacaacaaacaaaaatctgtggtctgtgtgaAAGCAATCTGGTGGCTTTTTAAAAGGAACTATTCATTGCTGTTCCAACTTTGAAGTTCTGCCATTTGTAAATGGGTCAGCAGTAAATATCAAATGGTTGTGAAGTGTCAGTTGCTTTGAAAATTGCATTATTTACAACAAGAAATGTAATTCAGATTTGATCTGTGTATTGGCTTCTCCCGAACTTCAATACCCATGCATAGGTATCCAGtcctgagattttttttcccgctgaaatttcacagctttcagaaaaggaaatgaGTATGTTAGAAGAGAGAATTAAACGCTCTGCCAAGAAAGCCCCTCCACCCGTGAAGCAAGTGGAGGAGAAGCCCCAGAGACCACAACCAGGAAATCCAAACGCAAGTTTAATGCGGAAGCCACCCCAAGATGAAGTACCTTCAAAACTAAAGTATGTGAAAGTTCTTTTTTTGCTTGGGAATTTGAAGACACCACTGTAAATCTTTATACTTCttgcttttttcatattaaCATCTGAGGGTCTGTGCTTGTGCTGTTATAAACGTTCCTCATATACGTGCTTTTTATAACTGCATGACTTTCAATCCTAAACTTATTCTTTTAAGTGTGCTTTCTGACTTCTTTCACTGCTTTCCATGGACAGAATTATGTATCGTACATATAGAACGTAAGTATAAAAATTCAGATGAAATTTATTTCCTTACATATTTGTAAAAATGAAGCTGGCTTAAATGTAACAATGGCATTAGGTTTTTTGTTCCAACAGGAGTTAATTCTTTAAGCCCATTAGAGTATTTTTTagtctttgtatttttttgtaattatattATGACTACAAATAAGTGTTTTTTCCTTAATAGTCAAGCACGAACTCAGAATGCACATCCTGAACAGTCTGCTCCTTCAGTTCCTAAAGAGTTCCAGCTAGATCTCGATGTCATTGAAAACGATCACACCAGAGTCAGTGAGCTACCTGACTTGGTACAGCATAAACTGGATGAGCTTTTAGAGCCAGTCATGATACCAGAGCCCAAGTAAGTTATATCTCAatcttttttctgaagtgtAAAATCTATATGGAAGACAAGTATGTAATGTACTTTTTCCCTGGGAGAATTATTTCATAAAGAATTCATTGGCATGTTTCTTGAACGGTGATGATGGCTATAGTGacttttaaataattcagtttTCCTGGAAGGTTAGTTTTTTTCATAGTTCTTTTCAATGGATTGACAGTCTGTCAGATTAGGTCTATTTTTCCAGGTAACTcagcttttgtttctttctgtagGGTTCGTGCCGTTTCCCCACATTTTGATGACCTGCACAGTAGTACAGCCTCCACTATTAATTTTGTCATCTCACAAGTAGCAAGTGGAGA is a window of Lepisosteus oculatus isolate fLepOcu1 chromosome 21, fLepOcu1.hap2, whole genome shotgun sequence DNA encoding:
- the ckap5 gene encoding cytoskeleton-associated protein 5 isoform X3, translated to MGDDSEWMKLPIDQKCEHKLWKARLNGYEEAVKLFQRIEDEKSPEWSKYLGLVKKFVTDSNAVAQLKGLEAALAYIENAHVAGRTTGEVVSGVVSKVFNQPKARAKELGTEICLMYIEIEKGEAVQEELLKGLDNKNPKIIVACVETLRKALSEFGSKIVTLKPIIKILPKLFESREKAVRDEAKMFAVEIYKWIRDALRPPLQNINSVQLKDLEEEWVKVPPSAPKQSRFLRSQQDLKVKFEQQQAAGADEVDGDDEESAPQVDPYELLEAVEILSKLPKDFYEKIEAKKWQERKEALEALEVLTKNPKIENGDFGDVVRALKKVIGKDTNVMLVALAAKCLAALASGLRKKFGTYAGHVVPTILEKFKEKKPQVVQALQEAIDAVFLTTTLQNVSEDVLAVMDNKNPSIKQQASLFLARSFRHCTPSTLPKGLLKPFCAALLKQINDSAPEVRDAAFEALGTAMKVVGEKAVNPFLTDVDKLKLDKIKECAEKVELAGGKKSAGGTEKKEKPVAKPEPAAEAPAKSAAPSKKAPISKGTGPPKKGKPSAAAAAGVKGKKATETKEVVEAELSIEVCEEKAAAVLPASCMQLLDSGNWKERLASMEEFQRAVEQMDRNEMPCQALVRMLAKKPGWKETNFQVMQMKLHIVGLVAQKGVFSKTSAFVVLDGLVDKIGDVKCGAKSKEALTAIGEACSLPWTAEQVVSLAFAQKNPKNQAETLNWLANAMKEFGFGGINVKAFINNVKTALGATNPAVRTAAISLLGVMYLYMGAPLRMFFEDEKPALLAQIDAEFEKMQGQSPPAPFRGTKKGGEEEVEEKEEQEEEGGNDIMDLLPRSDICDKITSELVSKIGDKNWKIRKEGLDELTAVLNEAKFIQPNIGELPIALKGRLNDSNKILVQQTLTILQQMATALGPGLKQHVKSLGISIITVLGDSKSNVRAAALTTLNAWVEQTGMKEWLEGEDLSEELKKENPFLRQEVLGWLAEKLPTLRTVSPDLMFCVPYLYACLEDRNGDVRKKAQDALPTFMMHLGYEKMLKATGKLKTASKDQVVGMLEKARAIMPAKPAAPAKAGPSKSGGTAPAAKQAAGPTKPQSVSDDSGIGIADSKPDSKKTKPAAVKGKKASQDVNDSMEKDNSLNKPNRQSKGKPSKQAAAGKKAPVVKPNVKEEDDKSGPMFILVPNGKEQRIKEEKGLKILKWNFITPRDEYVEQLKTQMATCLAKWLQDELYHFDFQHHIKALSAMIEHMEEEKDATIGCLDLILKWFTLRFFDTNTSVLMKALEYLKLLFAMLSRENYHLTEYEASSFVPYLILKVGESKDVVRKDVRAILNMLCKVYPASKVFTFLMEGTKSKNSKQRAECLEELGCLVESYGMNVCQPTPAKALKEIAVHIGDRDTSVRNAALNTVVAVYNVCGEQVFKLIGNLSEKEMSMLEERIKRSAKKAPPPVKQVEEKPQRPQPGNPNASLMRKPPQDEVPSKLNQARTQNAHPEQSAPSVPKEFQLDLDVIENDHTRVSELPDLVQHKLDELLEPVMIPEPKVRAVSPHFDDLHSSTASTINFVISQVASGDINTSIQALAQIDEVLRQEDKAEAMSGHIDQFLIATFMQLRLIYNTHMADERQDKEDIVKLYSCIIGNMLSLFYMESLAREASMGVLKDLMHGLITLMLDTRVEDLEDGQQLIRSVNLLVVKVLEKSDQTNILSALLVLLQDSLLATASSPKFSELVMKCLWRMIRLLPETINNINLDRILLDVHNFMKIFPKEKLKQLKSDVPHRTLKTLLHTLCRLTGSKILDHLTMIENKNESELEVHLRRVVKHSIDPSNTKSEKDTEKGAIRADEKMSKAKVSDILSEIFKKIGSKENTKEGLTELYEYKQKYSDADIEPFLKNTSQFFQSYVERGLRMIESEREGKGRIQTSNTGIPQHSTETTTYVPTSSSVPANTNGEEVKPAVYLERLKILRQRHGLENNSKQQEERPPLTSLLSKPTVPTVASSTDMLHSKLSQLKESREHYHQELESNQSHVQSGMGSTTTAANLDDLKKRLERIKSNRK